The genomic stretch ACGGAATCTCCTCGCTGTAATTTTGTGACATTTTCTTTAGGCATTTGACATTTGAACTGGCAAATTTGTAACCATTCAGGAAGATCTGAATGGGATGATGGTAGATGGGAGTGGCAAGATACCCCTCGTCGTGATAGCCGTTCCAATAGTAGTAGCAGACGTCATGAGCCTTCACCTTCCCCAATGTTCCTTGGTGCTTCACCTGATGCTCGGCTTGTTTCTCCATGGCTGGGGGGTCGTACTCCTCATTCTGCTGGTATGGTGGCTGTGAATTCTAACACTGGCGTTGTCGCAAAATTTTGTCAGCACATGATTAATGAGAAATTCATACCTGCAGAGGTTGCTTCCCCGTGGGACAGTGTGGCTCCTTCTCCAACTCCAATAAGGGCATCTGGGTCATCAGTAAGATCTTCAAGTTCTAGATATGGTGGGAAATCCAATTTGGTTATGTCTTCTACAAAAAGTTTTCTGTCCGAGGTAGTGCTTTCTACTCAAACTTCCATCTTTCTTACTTCCTTCCTTTGGGCTTGGGGGGTTGACGGGACTAGGAAAATAAAGGTTGCTGTGTTGCTAAATATGAGGCCATCTGTGTGCTGTCTGACAGTTTAATAAGTGacattgtttaaattttttaccTATGCTTTACTTCCTTCTAGGATGGAGTAGATGACacaaatggtgcctctgaagtTCAAAATCAAGAGATTACTGAAAGTATGCGTCTAGAGATGGAGTATAATTCTGACCGTGCCTGGTAATTATCTTTCCATTTTATAATATCTACACTATTATGAAGCAAGTCGTATGAGTATACGTGCTTGCTATGTGTTCTTTTGCGCTTCTAGTAATcagttttattatttttgatagAGCCAATAATCACTTTTGTTATACAGGTATGaccgagaagaaggtagtacAGTGTTTGAGGGGGACGGTTCCTCAGTATTCCTTGGTGATGAGGCATCTTTCCAGAAGAAAGAAGTGGAATTAGCCAAAAAACTGGTAAGTATGGAGATACAGAAGTCTTAAATCATGTTTTTGGCATATATTCGCATTTATATGTTTGTGCTAGAGCAAACTCATGTATGTTACGTGGAAGTTGTAACGATATGAATGGCTGATGCTTTCAGTTGTTTAGAAAACTTGCTTGCTGGTTAAAGTTTAGCTTACACTTGGCAATTCATGTCACTGTCTGCATGACAATCTTACGTGCCATAACTTGCTGTATTTGAGAAAGACTATGAAGATTATGCTTCCTGCACTGGATTCCGCTGTCATCAATAACTGATGATGCGAATAAGAGTGATTGTTTTCCAGAGATGAATTTGTAAAATTCTCTGGTGCCAATTGCCTTTTGATGTGCGAACATGTTTCTATCACTATTGTGATTGTGTTTGAGAATTTGCATCAGCTTATATTCAGTTGTGCTTTTCCTTATGCCACCTTCTGATTGAAATCCTTTATTTAGATAGGTCTCCTTTTTagatactccctccatttcaatttatgtgagcCATTTGACTAGACACGGAGTTTAAgtaaagagagaagacttttgaacttgtggtgtaaaatgaggcacatatattttgtgtggctataaatcattgcataaaggtagaTTGTTTTGAAATaaggaaagaggtcattctttttggcacggagtagaaataggttcacataaattgaaacggagggagtatgtaTTTTGTATCCTCCTCTTTTAGACCCGTGTTAAACATCTGAGAGGTCACAAAGACGTTTGAACAAAAGGGATGGAAGACCTTGTACTAAATGAAAGTGCTGTATTTTTCTCTCTTTGTGGTTGTGCCTACTTTTCATACATCTAGATGTTCTTGATTTTGCACCTCCTTGGTGACATCATCTAAATACTATTGTTGCTTCTCTGATTAAAAAAAAGTATTCCCTCTTGTCAAAATAGGTGATCATCTTTTAGCTGAATGAGCATTGCTAGTAAGTTCTTATACATGTCAAAATAGGTGATCATCTTTTAGCTGAATGAGCATTGCTATTAAGTTCTTATACATTGTAAGTCAAGTTTTCATCATTTGAATATAATATTCAGAGCTTCTTGGACTTTTCCCGATGTGATTGCTAAAGAAAGTCTGTTCTTCGTGGGTTAGCATAATATCAAGAGCTTCTGTAATCTATCAAACTTAACTATACTGTGTGGTTAACAATCGGTTATATATGTTGCAAAACTCATGCAAACACGTGTATGGTCTGTCATTGACGCCACCTTCTTCCCTTTCCCCTTGCCACATGTAACAGGTTCGTAGAGATGGGAGCAAGATGTCACTTGCTCAAAGTAAAAGGTTATCACAACTCACTGCAGACAATGCTCAATGGGAAGATCGTCAGCTTTTGAGATCTGGAGCTGTTAGAGGTACTGAGTTGCAGacggagtttgatgatgaggagGAACGGAAAGTTATTCTTCTTGTTCATGGTACATCTCTATGATAAGCTTCCCAGTGAGAAATTCAATCTGGCTTCTCAAAAATATTTGCTCTATTTTTGTTTGGATATCTTACTATTTGTTGTGACAGATACAAAGCCCCCCTTTTTGGATGGGAGAATTGTTTTCACCAAGCAAGCTGAGCCGATAATGCCAATAAAGGACCCCACATCAGATATGGCCATAATTTCACGCAAAGGGTCAGCTCTAGTTCGGGAAATACGTGAAAAACAAAACATGCATAAGTCTCGCCAAAGATTCTGGGAGCTTGCTGGCTCAAAACTCGGAGATATCCTTGGTGTGGAGAAGAGTGCAGAGCAGGTACCTTATGTTTGCCATCAAATTGAATATACTATGTTAGTCCTGTATCTCTTAGGTCATAGAAGTTATGGATCTGACATTTCCTTTCACCTTATGCTAGGTTGATGCGGATACTGCTGTAGTGGGTGAGGATGGTGAGGTTGATTTTAAGGGAGAAGCTAGATTCTCACAGCACGTAAAGACAGGGGAAGCTGTTAGTGATTTTGCAAAATCAAAAACACTTTCACAGCAAAGGCAATATCTGCCCATCTTCTCTGTGCGAGATGATTTACTGCAGGTTTGACCCATTGTCCCATTTTTGTACTCCGGGGATTTTAGTGAATGATGAATTACTGAACCTGTTATCCAGCTTAATAAACCTAGAAAGTAGAAACTTTTGCTTTGAACATCATTGAGAATCAGTTAAATGGTAAAACTGACATGAGCACCCATAGGTAGGACTTGAAGCAGTGTGTACAAATTAGATGCTAAGCTGCTTTCTAAAGTCTATTAATGTCCTTTACCTTGGGATAAATTCACTAACTGTTTTACCTATGAAAAACAGAGTTGGTTCTCCAAGGTATTCTTTTTAACTTGCAGAATGTTTTTTCTGGTTCTTTTCCTTTGGGGTAACAGGTGGTTCGCGAAAACCAGATAGTGGTTGTTGTTGGAGAAACTGGTTCTGGAAAGACAACGCAGCTAACCCAGGTTCGTTTagacttttttttcttcttttttctaaaCTATTTTTTGAAGTCTAAATTGGAATCTTTAGAAATTTTTGTACAGTCTTTGACTCTTTGTCTGTAATTGCCTGTAATTGCATGCAGTACCTGTATGAAGATGGCTATACAATTAGTGGAATCGTTGGGTGCACCCAACCCAGGCGTGTGGCAGCCATGAGTGTTGCAAAAAGAGTTAGTGAAGAAATGGAAACTGAGCTTGGTGATAAAGTTGGATATGCTATTCGTTTTGAAGATGTCACTGGGCCAAGTACTGTTATCAAGGTGGGTCTTTTGATCATATGAGATATGAGTATGCTCACACCTCTTAGTTGTAATTTATGCAATTGGAAAGGAAGTGTACCCCTAATCACCCTCTTTTTCCTTTAGATGCCCTTGGTTCACTCGTAAGTTGGTGtagttgaatatatatatatttccttgTGCAGTACATGACTGATGGTGTGCTTCTAAGGGAAACACTCAAAGATCCCGATCTTGAAAAATATCGGTATTGTTTCACTCTTTAATACTTTCATAAGCATTTAATATTTGATTTCCTAGAACATCAAGTTTCTGCTTTCTTTATGTAGTGCAGTCATTGAAAATTTCTCTTTTTTGCAGTGTAATTGTTATGGACGAAGCCCATGAGAGATCACTTAATACTGATGTCCTTTTTGGCATTCTTAAGAAAGTTGTGGCTAGGCGACGTGATTTTAAGCTTATCGTCACTTCTGCCACTCTCAATGCCCAAAAATTCTCCAACTTCTTTGGGAGGTAGGTTCTCTATTGAATAGGACGAGGTGACTGCTTGCATTGGCTTTCATCTCCTTTCCACTTCACATAACCTGTGTCTTTTTTTATTGCAGTGTACCGGTATATCACATACCTGGAAGAACCTTTCCTGTTCAAAAACTGTATAGTAAAACCCCATGTGAAGACTATGTCGAAGCTGCAGTTAAACAAGTCATGACCATCCATATTACTAGTGCACCAGGTGATATACTCATCTTCATGACTGGTCAGGATGAGATTGAAGCTACCTGTTATGCACTTTCAGAGCGGATGGAACAGCTTACCTCGTCAACAAAGCAAGCAGTGCCCAAGCTGTTAATTCTTCCTATATACTCCCAACTGCCTGCTGATTTGCAAGCAAAAATATTCGAGAAAGCTGAAGATGGGGCTCGCAAATGCATTGTTGCTACCAATATTGCTGAAACATCCTTGACTGTTGATGGAATTTTCTACGTCGTTGATACAGGCTATGGTAAAATGAAGGTATACAATCCACGAATGGGTATGGATGCTCTGCAAGTGTTTCCTGTTAGTCGAGCTGCTGCTGACCAGCGTGCTGGTCGAGCTGGTAGAACTGGCCCAGGGACTTGTTACCGGCTTTACACTGAGAATGCGTATGAGAATGAAATGCTTCCAAGCCCCGTGCCAGAAATTCAACGGACAAATCTTGGGAATGTGGTTTTGCTGCTCAAGTCTCTCAAAATTCAGAACCTGTTGGATTTTGATTTTATGGACCCACCTCCTCAGGATAACATCCTTAATTCCATGTATCAGTTGTGGGTACTAGGTGCACTTAACAATGTTGGGGATTTAACGGGCCTTGGCTGGAAAATGGTGGAGTTCCCATTGGACCCTCCCCTTGCCAAAATGCTCTTGATGGGAGAACAGCTAGAATGCTTAAATGAGGTTCTGACAATTGTTTCTATGCTTTCAGTGCCTTCAGTTTTCTTTAGACCCAAGGATAGGGCAGAGGAAAGTGATGCAGCTAGGGAAAAGTTTTTTGTGCCTGAATCTGATCATCTTACACTGCTTAATGTTTACCAGCAATGGAAAGCTAATCAATATAGGGGGGACTGGTGTAACGACCACTTTTTACAGGTCAAAGGTCTGCGCAAGGCTAGGGAAGTAAGATCCCAATTGCTGGACATCCTCAAGACACTTAAAATTCCGCTCACCTCCTGTGGTCCTGATTGGGATGTTATAAGGAAAGCCATTTGTTCTGCCTACTTCCACAATGCAGCTAGACTGAAGGGAGTTGGGGAATATGTTAATTGCAGGAATGGGATGCCTTGTAACTTGCATCCCACTAGTGCTCTCTATGGATTGGGTTACACTCCTGACCACGTGGTTTATCATGAGCTGATCTTGACGACAAAAGAGTACATGCAGTGTGTGACGGCTGTGGAGCCTCACTGGTTGGCAGAGTTGGGCCCAATGTTTTTCTCCGTGAAAGATTCTGATACGTCAATGCAGGAACATAAAAAGAAACAGAAAGAAGAGAAAACTGCCATGGAGGAAGAAATGGAGAAGTTGAGGATGGTCCAGGCTGAGGCTGAAAGAGGAAGCAAGGAGAAGGAGAGGGAAAAGAGAGCAAAAGAGCAGCAACAAGTTTCAATGCCTGGTTTGAAGAAAGGCTCAACTACCTATCTACGACCTAAGAGGCTCGGTCTGTAAATACACTATTTGCTGCAGTTAGATATCTGGTGAGATAATTTGTGCCCACGTGTGGAAGACATGCAATTCACTCCATTTCTTATTCATCCTCTAAGTTAATTTGGAGGGTGGAGACACGAGATTTGGAGAATGAAAAAATCCAAATGAAGTCAACAAATGTCGGTACAAGTTCTTCCATTTAGCAATTATCTTTACTCCTTTTAACCCTGAATTTGACAAATGCTTGTATAAGGTTCTTCATATAGCAATTATTTTTGCTCCTTTTGA from Nicotiana sylvestris chromosome 12, ASM39365v2, whole genome shotgun sequence encodes the following:
- the LOC104217996 gene encoding pre-mRNA-splicing factor ATP-dependent RNA helicase DEAH7, whose amino-acid sequence is MQQGDVGPIDLDKTTTTLEPDKTSGGGLFVPGKDRVVFKPSERKSLLGLDALAIAKKGGGTVESRFKVPREKLASVVSSLDEDEEASAASGIDELGSSASNVSRNNVQRRYRESCASEAYVSGSTVTDEWEDPETVPRPHLNEDTEVPAASSGSSRSRNTTRRESVDRERDRSKYRDNYRSESREGRRGERTSREEHRYRDSAHGYEREYDGDGGRKRSRYEGSRRTPGRSEWDDGRWEWQDTPRRDSRSNSSSRRHEPSPSPMFLGASPDARLVSPWLGGRTPHSAEVASPWDSVAPSPTPIRASGSSVRSSSSRYGGKSNLVMSSTKSFLSEDGVDDTNGASEVQNQEITESMRLEMEYNSDRAWYDREEGSTVFEGDGSSVFLGDEASFQKKEVELAKKLVRRDGSKMSLAQSKRLSQLTADNAQWEDRQLLRSGAVRGTELQTEFDDEEERKVILLVHDTKPPFLDGRIVFTKQAEPIMPIKDPTSDMAIISRKGSALVREIREKQNMHKSRQRFWELAGSKLGDILGVEKSAEQVDADTAVVGEDGEVDFKGEARFSQHVKTGEAVSDFAKSKTLSQQRQYLPIFSVRDDLLQVVRENQIVVVVGETGSGKTTQLTQYLYEDGYTISGIVGCTQPRRVAAMSVAKRVSEEMETELGDKVGYAIRFEDVTGPSTVIKYMTDGVLLRETLKDPDLEKYRVIVMDEAHERSLNTDVLFGILKKVVARRRDFKLIVTSATLNAQKFSNFFGSVPVYHIPGRTFPVQKLYSKTPCEDYVEAAVKQVMTIHITSAPGDILIFMTGQDEIEATCYALSERMEQLTSSTKQAVPKLLILPIYSQLPADLQAKIFEKAEDGARKCIVATNIAETSLTVDGIFYVVDTGYGKMKVYNPRMGMDALQVFPVSRAAADQRAGRAGRTGPGTCYRLYTENAYENEMLPSPVPEIQRTNLGNVVLLLKSLKIQNLLDFDFMDPPPQDNILNSMYQLWVLGALNNVGDLTGLGWKMVEFPLDPPLAKMLLMGEQLECLNEVLTIVSMLSVPSVFFRPKDRAEESDAAREKFFVPESDHLTLLNVYQQWKANQYRGDWCNDHFLQVKGLRKAREVRSQLLDILKTLKIPLTSCGPDWDVIRKAICSAYFHNAARLKGVGEYVNCRNGMPCNLHPTSALYGLGYTPDHVVYHELILTTKEYMQCVTAVEPHWLAELGPMFFSVKDSDTSMQEHKKKQKEEKTAMEEEMEKLRMVQAEAERGSKEKEREKRAKEQQQVSMPGLKKGSTTYLRPKRLGL